The following proteins are encoded in a genomic region of Tenacibaculum sp. 190524A05c:
- a CDS encoding AglZ/HisF2 family acetamidino modification protein yields MLRSRIIPCLLVHNKGLVKTVNFKDAKYVGDPINAVKIFNEKEVDELMVLDIDASKEKRAPNFEMIKNLAVECRMPFCYGGGVTTVEQARKIISLGAEKVALSSAALDNLDLCVKIGEVVGAQSVVVVIDVKKRKLFGGYDIYTINGTKKSKWKLKDLIKELDNIGVGEIVINSIDNDGVMKGYDMDLAETIRDLCKMPLTILGGAGSLDDVKKLISKFKVIGAAAGSLFVFKGKYRAVLINYPNREERKPLY; encoded by the coding sequence ATGCTTAGATCTAGGATAATACCATGTTTGTTAGTTCATAATAAAGGATTGGTGAAAACAGTAAATTTTAAAGACGCTAAATATGTTGGTGATCCTATTAATGCTGTAAAGATTTTTAATGAAAAAGAAGTAGATGAATTAATGGTTCTTGATATTGATGCATCTAAAGAGAAGAGAGCTCCAAACTTCGAAATGATTAAAAATTTAGCTGTGGAATGCCGAATGCCTTTTTGCTATGGAGGAGGCGTAACAACTGTTGAGCAAGCTAGAAAAATCATTAGTTTAGGTGCAGAAAAAGTTGCACTTTCTTCGGCAGCATTAGATAATCTTGATTTATGTGTTAAAATTGGCGAAGTAGTAGGGGCACAAAGTGTTGTAGTTGTAATAGATGTTAAAAAAAGAAAACTTTTTGGAGGCTATGACATATATACAATTAATGGAACTAAAAAGTCGAAATGGAAATTAAAGGACCTTATTAAAGAGTTGGATAATATTGGAGTTGGAGAGATCGTGATTAATTCTATTGATAACGATGGTGTTATGAAAGGTTATGATATGGATTTAGCAGAAACAATTCGTGATTTATGTAAAATGCCTCTAACCATTTTAGGTGGGGCTGGCAGTTTAGATGATGTTAAGAAACTAATTTCAAAATTTAAAGTTATTGGCGCAGCAGCTGGAAGTCTTTTTGTATTTAAAGGAAAATACAGAGCTGTGCTAATAAACTATCCAAACAGAGAAGAAAGAAAGCCTCTGTACTAA
- a CDS encoding N-acetyl sugar amidotransferase has product MERDYQMCTNCVMDTTDSKIVFDENGVCDHCNTFYTDILPKWHTDERGHKELEGIISKIKKEGEGKDFDCLMGMSGGIDSSYLLYVMVKKYGLRPLVFHVDAGWNSQIAVNNIERLVDGLGLDLYTEVINWEEIKDLQLAFFKSGVPHVDVPQDHAFFATMYKFASKHKIKYILTGGNYSTECVRNPLEWMYYQSDSIQLKDIYKKFGTGKLKDYPVSNILWHKIYLPYVRGIKLIRPLDFVPYNKDEAMQLLVDEFGYQKYPQKHFESRFTRFYEAYWLPKKFGYDTRKVQYSSLILTNQMTREEAIEALSKPAYDPETIAQDFEYIATKLGITVEELQSYMDAPNKTYKDYKSQENIYNIGAKVMRALGLEKGGKR; this is encoded by the coding sequence ATGGAAAGAGATTATCAAATGTGTACAAATTGTGTTATGGACACAACAGATTCAAAAATAGTTTTTGATGAAAATGGAGTTTGTGACCACTGTAATACTTTTTACACTGATATTTTACCTAAATGGCATACAGATGAAAGAGGTCATAAGGAGTTGGAAGGGATTATATCAAAAATAAAGAAGGAAGGTGAAGGTAAAGATTTTGACTGTTTAATGGGAATGAGTGGTGGAATTGATAGTTCGTACTTATTATATGTAATGGTTAAAAAGTATGGTTTAAGACCCTTAGTATTTCACGTAGATGCAGGATGGAATTCTCAAATTGCTGTTAATAATATAGAAAGATTAGTAGATGGTTTAGGATTAGATTTATATACTGAAGTAATTAATTGGGAAGAAATTAAAGACTTACAGTTAGCTTTTTTTAAGTCTGGAGTACCTCATGTAGATGTGCCACAAGACCACGCATTCTTTGCAACAATGTATAAATTTGCTTCTAAGCATAAAATCAAATACATCTTAACTGGAGGAAACTATTCTACCGAATGTGTTAGAAATCCATTAGAGTGGATGTACTATCAATCAGATTCTATACAGTTAAAGGATATTTATAAGAAATTCGGTACAGGTAAATTGAAAGATTATCCTGTTTCGAATATTTTATGGCATAAAATATATCTACCATATGTTAGAGGAATTAAATTAATTAGACCCCTAGACTTTGTTCCTTACAATAAAGATGAAGCAATGCAGCTATTAGTTGATGAATTTGGATATCAAAAATACCCTCAGAAACATTTTGAATCTAGATTTACAAGATTTTATGAGGCTTATTGGTTACCTAAAAAATTCGGATATGACACTAGGAAAGTTCAATATTCAAGTTTAATACTAACCAATCAAATGACGCGTGAAGAAGCTATAGAAGCTTTGTCTAAACCAGCATATGATCCAGAAACCATTGCGCAAGATTTCGAATATATTGCAACAAAGCTAGGAATAACAGTAGAAGAATTGCAGTCATATATGGATGCTCCAAACAAAACATATAAAGATTATAAGTCACAAGAAAATATATATAATATAGGAGCTAAAGTAATGAGAGCATTAGGACTAGAAAAAGGAGGTAAAAGATGA
- a CDS encoding EpsG family protein — protein sequence MFDFFTYAVYLILLFTLIISTKSFARRRKPISDEITFLEETKIDFKYLSVLIFISFIVGYRYFVGVDWEGYVSDFNDFKLSLYKGFSSQYYEYGYYILTYFISEFNFGYEVLFSIVAYISWFFIFKSVHARILPMFIFFLFADEYFFWSMNGVRQFAAISFWLISIRYIIKRNLVKFILYVFLGSLFHKSLLVLIPIYYLPFNKLYNKKWWIIIYLFTVLLANVEVFSSFLRKFILFLGDSISIVNRYVRYIDSGRLESQNTALGLGFYFKIGINLLIILFSDKVIEMLPKVKIYFVLFFIGAVTFNVFYDFQLIGRFNHFFLINRALVLALIYYFLIRNLRYKLILNGVVVLYFVLFLYSIYKSSNMCNPYNLTFFQ from the coding sequence ATGTTTGATTTTTTTACATATGCAGTTTATTTGATACTACTATTCACTTTGATTATTAGTACAAAAAGTTTTGCTAGAAGAAGAAAACCTATCAGTGACGAAATAACATTTTTAGAAGAAACAAAAATTGATTTTAAGTACTTATCTGTATTGATATTTATTTCTTTTATCGTTGGATACCGATATTTTGTTGGTGTGGATTGGGAAGGGTACGTAAGTGATTTTAATGATTTTAAACTTAGTCTTTATAAAGGATTTAGTAGTCAATATTATGAATATGGCTATTATATTTTAACATATTTTATTTCCGAATTTAATTTTGGTTATGAAGTTTTGTTTTCAATCGTAGCTTATATAAGCTGGTTTTTTATATTTAAAAGTGTTCATGCCAGAATTTTACCAATGTTTATATTCTTTTTGTTTGCAGATGAATATTTTTTCTGGTCTATGAATGGAGTTCGTCAATTTGCTGCTATAAGTTTTTGGCTAATAAGTATCAGATACATTATTAAAAGGAACTTGGTAAAGTTTATACTTTATGTTTTTTTAGGCTCACTTTTTCACAAAAGCTTATTAGTTCTTATACCAATATATTATTTGCCTTTTAACAAGTTATACAATAAAAAATGGTGGATAATTATATATTTATTTACTGTTTTACTGGCGAACGTAGAAGTTTTCTCAAGTTTCTTAAGAAAGTTTATTTTATTTTTAGGAGATTCAATTAGTATTGTAAACAGGTATGTAAGATATATAGATTCAGGAAGATTGGAGTCTCAGAATACTGCGTTGGGATTAGGTTTTTATTTTAAGATTGGAATTAATCTTTTAATTATCCTATTTAGTGATAAGGTGATAGAGATGCTCCCAAAAGTGAAAATATATTTTGTTTTATTTTTCATAGGGGCAGTAACATTTAATGTATTCTACGATTTTCAATTGATAGGAAGATTCAATCATTTCTTTTTAATAAATAGAGCCTTGGTTTTAGCATTGATTTATTATTTTCTAATAAGAAATTTAAGATATAAACTAATTTTAAACGGAGTTGTTGTTTTATATTTTGTTCTATTTCTATATTCAATTTACAAGAGTTCAAATATGTGTAATCCATATAATCTAACATTCTTTCAATAA
- the hisH gene encoding imidazole glycerol phosphate synthase subunit HisH, whose translation MIGIVDYGSGNIYAIATIFKNLNIPHKIISKPDELEEASKLILPGVGAFDETMQQLINSGLQEKLNYLVLEKKTPVFGICVGMQILGNGSDEGELKGLGWIPGNVKKFDERTIPNKPHLPHMGWNTIKNSNNHPIFNNIDEDFGFYFVHSYYFECENEEHILSKCNYGIEFASSIYNNHIFGMQFHPEKSHGNGVQLLKNFAELEYA comes from the coding sequence ATGATCGGTATTGTTGATTATGGATCTGGAAATATTTACGCGATTGCTACAATATTCAAAAACCTAAATATTCCGCATAAAATTATTAGTAAACCAGATGAATTAGAAGAGGCATCAAAGCTAATTTTACCAGGTGTAGGTGCATTTGATGAAACGATGCAGCAACTGATTAATTCAGGTCTTCAAGAAAAACTTAATTATTTAGTTCTTGAGAAAAAAACTCCAGTATTTGGTATATGTGTTGGAATGCAAATACTCGGTAATGGAAGTGATGAAGGAGAGCTAAAAGGATTGGGATGGATTCCAGGTAATGTTAAAAAATTTGATGAAAGAACTATTCCGAATAAACCTCATTTACCTCATATGGGGTGGAATACTATAAAAAATAGTAATAACCATCCAATATTTAATAACATAGATGAAGATTTTGGATTCTATTTTGTACATAGTTATTATTTCGAATGCGAGAATGAAGAACATATTTTATCCAAGTGTAATTATGGAATAGAGTTCGCTTCTTCAATATATAATAATCATATTTTTGGAATGCAATTTCATCCAGAAAAGAGTCATGGAAATGGAGTACAATTATTAAAAAATTTCGCAGAATTAGAGTATGCTTAG
- a CDS encoding glycosyltransferase family 4 protein codes for MHCCLAAFYIDNYSYQENILPKLHKIQGHDVKIVASTETYVDNKNLGYIEPSSYINENGIEVTRLPYVSWLPGIIGRKLRKYKGLSKILQQFNPDIVFLHDAQFLSVLEIKSYVKKNPDVKIFADCHTDFINSGRGWVSKNILHKILYKWMIQQIEPHLSKFYGTLPIRCEFLNEVYGVPKSKIELLRLGADDTAYNLDDKESIKNRFRKKYDIPTNSQIIITGGKIDERKKIHWLLEAFKEINREDFFLVVFGVPNQETKELIKPYEKLKNVIFVGWLNSVEIYNTLLAGDLAVYPGTHSVLWEQTVGIGLPCVFKRWKGIEHVDVGGNCIFLETGDVDEIKSVLEELMTNNELLDGLKKESLEKGPSNFAYSEIAKNAIEI; via the coding sequence ATGCACTGCTGTCTTGCAGCTTTTTATATTGATAATTATTCTTATCAAGAAAATATTTTACCAAAGCTGCATAAAATTCAAGGTCATGATGTGAAAATTGTTGCATCAACAGAAACATATGTAGATAATAAGAATTTAGGATACATAGAACCATCTTCATATATAAATGAAAATGGTATTGAAGTAACGAGATTACCATATGTAAGTTGGTTACCAGGTATCATTGGAAGAAAATTAAGAAAGTATAAAGGTCTATCAAAAATATTACAACAATTTAATCCCGATATTGTTTTTCTACATGACGCACAATTTCTTAGTGTACTTGAAATTAAAAGTTACGTAAAGAAAAATCCGGATGTAAAAATATTCGCAGATTGTCATACTGATTTTATCAACAGTGGAAGAGGTTGGGTATCAAAAAATATACTTCATAAAATTCTATATAAATGGATGATTCAACAGATAGAACCACATCTTAGTAAGTTTTACGGGACATTGCCTATTAGATGTGAGTTTTTAAATGAGGTTTATGGTGTTCCTAAAAGTAAAATAGAACTTTTAAGATTGGGAGCAGACGATACCGCATACAACTTAGATGATAAAGAAAGTATCAAAAATAGATTTAGAAAAAAATATGATATTCCAACAAATAGCCAAATAATTATAACAGGAGGTAAAATTGACGAAAGAAAGAAAATTCATTGGTTATTGGAAGCTTTTAAAGAGATAAATAGAGAAGATTTTTTTCTCGTCGTTTTTGGGGTTCCCAATCAAGAAACAAAAGAGTTGATAAAACCTTATGAAAAATTAAAGAATGTTATATTTGTCGGGTGGTTAAATTCTGTTGAGATTTATAATACATTACTAGCAGGAGATTTGGCTGTTTATCCCGGAACTCATTCTGTTTTGTGGGAGCAAACCGTAGGAATTGGTTTACCTTGTGTTTTTAAGAGATGGAAGGGGATTGAACATGTCGATGTAGGTGGAAATTGTATATTCTTAGAAACAGGTGATGTAGATGAAATTAAATCTGTATTAGAAGAGTTAATGACTAATAATGAGTTGCTTGATGGTTTAAAGAAGGAATCTTTAGAAAAAGGGCCAAGTAATTTCGCTTATTCAGAAATAGCAAAAAACGCAATAGAAATATAA
- a CDS encoding CatB-related O-acetyltransferase, whose protein sequence is MIQYLWSKIIKKLRGSSIRNSTIHKTSKIESGSNIYNVSMDKHSFCGYDCEIVNCDIGSFVSIANNVIMGGGMHPVDWVGMSPVFYKGRDSVRKKFSEFEREEPQKITVGNDVWIGNNVLVKQGVNIGHGAVIGMGSVVTKDVDPYTIVAGIPAKKIRNRFDEEISEKLLKVEWWNFDDKKLEEAAKHIKNPTLFLKSLEK, encoded by the coding sequence ATGATTCAATATTTGTGGTCAAAAATCATCAAAAAATTAAGAGGTAGTTCAATCAGAAACTCTACAATACATAAAACCTCTAAAATCGAATCTGGTTCTAATATCTATAACGTAAGTATGGATAAACATTCATTCTGTGGTTATGATTGTGAAATAGTGAACTGTGATATTGGTTCTTTTGTTTCAATTGCCAATAATGTCATCATGGGAGGAGGTATGCATCCAGTGGATTGGGTTGGAATGTCACCAGTATTTTATAAAGGTAGAGATAGTGTCCGTAAGAAATTTTCTGAATTTGAAAGAGAGGAACCACAAAAAATAACTGTAGGGAATGATGTATGGATTGGTAATAATGTTTTAGTAAAACAAGGAGTAAATATAGGTCATGGAGCAGTTATAGGAATGGGAAGTGTCGTTACAAAAGATGTAGATCCTTATACAATTGTTGCCGGAATACCTGCAAAAAAAATTAGAAATCGTTTTGATGAAGAAATCTCAGAAAAGTTATTAAAAGTAGAATGGTGGAATTTTGACGATAAAAAATTAGAAGAAGCCGCAAAGCATATAAAGAATCCAACTCTATTTTTAAAATCACTCGAGAAATGA